The nucleotide window GATCCGCGCCTCGCAGCGAAAGGCGGCAGCGGGCCTGCTGAAATTGGGGGACGAGACCTAGCCGGGGCGCTGGCAGGATCGTCTGCTGCCGGCGGGCAGCTGACGCTGCATCTAGGCAGCGTGCCTTGGGCCAGCTACCATGAGTTGACAGATGGCGGGCCGTAACGGGAGAGCCGGGAATGATCTGGGACGTGCTGCGGGCCTTCCCGCCCGAGAGCCTGCTGGCCTTCACGGCGGGGGGAGTGGTGCTGAACCTGGCGCCGGGGCCGGATGTTTTGTTCGCCACGGCGAGCGGGTTGCAGGGCGGGCCGCGGGCGGGGATGATGGCGGGGCTGGGGGTCGGCTTTGGCGGGCTCTGGCATGTGACGCTGGCGGTGCTGGGGCTGTCGGCGCTGATCGCGGCGCATCCGGGGGCGCTGGACGCGATCCGCTGGGCGGGAGCGGGCTACCTGCTGTGGCTGGCGTGGAAAAGCTGGCACGCGGGGCCGGGCGGCGAGCCGGGACGCGGGACCGCAAACCCGTGGCGAGCCGTCAGAAAAGGGTTTGTCACCAACATCTTGAACCCCAAGCCCATCCTGTTCGTGCTGGCGTTCCTGCCGCAATTCACTAACCCGGCCTATGGCCCGGTCTGGCAGCAGGTCGTGCTTCTGGGCGCGATATTTACCTTCACCGGAACGCTGGTGACGATGGGATATGGCGCGCTGGCGGGGGTAGCGGGGCGGTCCTTGTCGCGCAGGATGGGGGCGATGAACCGGGTTGCGGCGCTGCTGTTCGGCGGGCTGGCGCTGCGGCTGGTGGCGGACTGAAGCTGCGGATCCGGCATATGGAAAGCATATGGAACCCGTATGGTTTTCATATGGCAGTTTGCCGGCCCCGCCCGAACAGGCTTGACGCCGCCGCCGCGCCGGGGGCATGGGCGGCACATGAGTGATTTCGTCTATTCCCCCCCCGATACCCCGCTGCGGATCATCCACCGCGACGCCGATGTGCTGGTACTCGACAAGCCCGCGGGGTTGCTGTCGGTGCCGGGCCGCGGCGAGGAGCGCGCCGACAGCCTGCAGAGCCGCGTGCTCGCGGCCTTTCCCGAGGCGCTGCTGGTGCACCGGCTGGATCTTGATACCTCGGGCGTGATCGTGTTCGCGCTGAGCGCGGCGGCGCAGAAATCGCTGGGCCAGCAATTCGAGGCCCGGCAGACCCGCAAGGTCTATCTGGCGCGGCTCTGGGGGCATCTGCAGCCGGAGAAGGGGCAGGTCGACCTGCCGCTGACTGTGGACTGGCCGAACCGCCCGCGCCAGCATGTGAACCATGAAACCGGCAAGCCGGCGGTCACTGACTGGCGGGTGATGCGGCTGGCGGCGGATGGCACCACGCGGGTACGGCTGTTCCCCAAGACCGGGCGCACCCACCAGCTACGGGTGCACATGATGGCGCTGGGCCACCCGATCCTGGGCGACCCGCTGTATGCCGAGGGGCCGGCGCGGGAGTTCGACCGGCTGATGCTGCACGCCGATTCGCTGCGGTTCCGGCATCCGCAGACCGGGGTGATGCAGACCTACTCGGCGCCCTGTCCGTTTTGAGGGGGCCCGTCCGGTGACAGCTGAGAGGGCGGTGAGCGGCGAAGGCGATGGCCTTCGCCAAAGGAAGCGATGCAACAGGAAGCTGGACGCTGCCTTCGTCCCGCTGGGCGGACACGCCCGATTTCCCCAGCCGGTTCCCGCCCGCCCCCACCCCTGCTAGACAGGGCTGACCCTTCCCGAACGGAGCCCCGTCATGGACAGCCTGCTGACCGAGACCCTGCACTGGATCACCCGCGGCATCGAGGTGGCGGGGGTGCTGGTGATCCTGGCCGGGCTGGCCGCCGGGACCATCGCGTTCCTCACCGGGCCGCGCGGGCAGGACCCGGAGGAGCGGTTCCGGCTCTACCGCGCGCGGCTGGGGCGGTCGAT belongs to Frigidibacter mobilis and includes:
- a CDS encoding LysE family translocator, producing MIWDVLRAFPPESLLAFTAGGVVLNLAPGPDVLFATASGLQGGPRAGMMAGLGVGFGGLWHVTLAVLGLSALIAAHPGALDAIRWAGAGYLLWLAWKSWHAGPGGEPGRGTANPWRAVRKGFVTNILNPKPILFVLAFLPQFTNPAYGPVWQQVVLLGAIFTFTGTLVTMGYGALAGVAGRSLSRRMGAMNRVAALLFGGLALRLVAD
- a CDS encoding pseudouridine synthase yields the protein MSDFVYSPPDTPLRIIHRDADVLVLDKPAGLLSVPGRGEERADSLQSRVLAAFPEALLVHRLDLDTSGVIVFALSAAAQKSLGQQFEARQTRKVYLARLWGHLQPEKGQVDLPLTVDWPNRPRQHVNHETGKPAVTDWRVMRLAADGTTRVRLFPKTGRTHQLRVHMMALGHPILGDPLYAEGPAREFDRLMLHADSLRFRHPQTGVMQTYSAPCPF